In one Lolium rigidum isolate FL_2022 chromosome 3, APGP_CSIRO_Lrig_0.1, whole genome shotgun sequence genomic region, the following are encoded:
- the LOC124694408 gene encoding disease resistance protein RGA2-like — protein MEAIFSATMGELVSRSISFLVDRYLKQKVAPGEEESLRGLQRLLLRLCVVVEEADGRLVTNKAMLHQLRILKKEMYRGYYTLDFFSCQAHGEDRTKDREVSNSFAPSMFNPAKRVCICSGSNEGAVRAELLEKVFGSIRDTMEDMSEFTRFLCRYPRLDRQPYNIYLLLNKCMFGRQMEMEFIIDFLLQEECDPNAAEDPAVLPITGPGYVGKSTLIEHACNDERVRNHFSQILHFSGDDLKDASVETLRSGGKIKHQNCGMGGGRTLIIIELFLDIEESVWKRLYSAVRICIASVSKIIVASRSNRIASLGTTQPLRLQWLNTEAYWYFFKARVFGSTSTEDQPKLTAIAMDMARLLKGCFRGATIFGGLLKANFNLRFWSMALATLRNISQNNIMMYGERVVDDWDIVEPLYLRSSNKNSSECFVILADYQTCYGETQPEDPEMMVTVQDLYFGSIRPRGNFKVHAWTSHLPPHYNYMFHCGIRSLPEE, from the coding sequence ATGGAGGCTATATTTTCTGCTACTATGGGTGAGCTTGTCAGTAGATCCATATCTTTCCTCGTGGATAGATACCTGAAGCAGAAGGTTGCGCCAGGCGAGGAGGAGAGTCTGCGCGGGCTGCAACGACTGCTACTGCGGCTTTGCGTCGTCGTTGAGGAGGCAGATGGCCGTCTCGTCACAAACAAAGCGATGCTACATCAACTCAGAATACTGAAAAAGGAGATGTACAGGGGCTATTACACTCTCGACTTCTTCAGTTGCCAAGCCCATGGAGAAGACAGGACAAAAGATCGTGAAGTAAGCAACTCCTTTGCCCCATCTATGTTCAACCCTGCCAAGCGTGTATGTATCTGCAGTGGCAGCAATGAAGGTGCAGTGCGAGCTGAGCTGCTGGAGAAAGTGTTTGGCAGCATAAGGGACACCATGGAAGATATGAGTGAGTTCACCAGGTTTTTATGCAGATACCCACGTTTGGACCGCCAACCGTACAACATATATCTCCTGCTGAACAAGTGCATGTTCGGGCGCCAGATGGAGATGGAATTTATCATAGACTTCCTGTTGCAAGAGGAGTGTGATCCCAATGCCGCTGAAGATCCTGCTGTCCTGCCGATCACCGGTCCAGGATATGTTGGAAAGAGCACTCTGATTGAGCATGCTTGCAACGATGAAAGGGTGCGCAACCACTTCTCTCAGATTCTGCATTTCAGTGGTGATGATCTTAAAGATGCAAGTGTGGAGACCCTAAGAAGTGGAGGTAAAATCAAACATCAAAACTGTGGCATGGGCGGTGGAAGGACACTGATCATCATTGAGCTATTTCTGGATATCGAAGAGTCTGTTTGGAAAAGGTTGTATTCAGCCGTGAGGATTTGCATTGCGAGCGTCAGTAAGATAATAGTCGCGAGCCGATCCAATAGGATTGCAAGCTTGGGAACCACACAACCCCTCAGATTACAGTGGCTTAATACGGAAGCATACTGGTACTTCTTCAAGGCGCGTGTTTTCGGGAGCACCAGCACGGAGGACCAACCAAAGCTCACAGCAATAGCCATGGACATGGCCAGGCTGTTGAAAGGGTGCTTCAGGGGTGCAACCATCTTCGGTGGACTACTCAAAGCAAACTTTAACCTCCGTTTCTGGAGCATGGCCCTTGCAACCCTCAGGAATATCTCGCAGAATAACATCATGATGTATGGTGAACGTGTAGTTGATGATTGGGATATTGTCGAGCCATTATATCTCAGGAGCTCAAATAAAAATTCTTCTGAATGCTTTGTAATTTTGGCTGATTACCAGACATGTTATGGTGAAACTCAACCTGAAGATCCAGAGATGATGGTGACCGTGCAAGATCTTTATTTTGGAAGTATTAGGCCTCGAGGAAATTTCAAGGTCCATGCATGGACATCTCATCTGCCGCCTCACTACAACTACATGTTTCACTGTGGGATACGATCTCTTCCAGAAGAGTAG
- the LOC124694409 gene encoding AAA-ATPase At3g28580-like: MLSIMSEGWAAGMLTSLASLLFLWSMLQQCVPSMLKEYLDTLTTRIVDAISPYDTITIDEKDPDFFGRSEAYLTTEAYLSATCASRARSLRATLDIDDDRMSLSMDDYEAVVDEFHGANMCWNKSKVVPHATTIITERPGRTDERRMYRLTFHRRHRGLVEDRYLPHVLAEGREAMARNRQRSLYTNKPKDDWSGDYDGWSSVKFEHPSTFATLAMDPGRKQEILDDLEMFHDGKDFYASVGKAWKRGYLLFGPPGTGKSTMIAAIANFLHYDVYDLELTAVKSNSELRRLFIDTKDKSIIVIEDIDCSIDLTGKRKKKGKTKKKKKDDDNESKVTLSGVLNFIDGLWSGCGGERVIVFTTNHKENLDPALIRRGRMDMHIEMSYCCFESFKVLAKNYLGVTEHNLFTEIQQLLGEVNMSPADVAENLMPRSKKKDVDAYLGRLVTALKEKAVAGDKGEEDEEDSSDEDEEEEGGMKNDNSNKDEAEDGSKKDSNSNSADKK; encoded by the exons ATGCTCAGCATCATGTCTGAA GGCTGGGCCGCCGGGATGCTAACGTCGTTAGCGAGCCTCCTCTTCCTCTGGTCGATGCTGCAGCAGTGCGTCCCCAGCATGCTCAAGGAATACCTGGACACCCTCACCACCCGGATCGTCGACGCCATATCCCCCTACGACACCATCACCATCGACGAGAAAGATCCCGACTTCTTCGGCCGCAGCGAGGCCTACCTCACCACCGAGGCATACCTGAGCGCCACCTGCGCCTCCCGCGCCCGCAGCCTCCGCGCCACGCTCGACATCGACGACGATCGCATGAGCCTATCCATGGACGACTACGAGGCGGTGGTCGACGAGTTCCATGGCGCCAACATGTGCTGGAACAAGAGCAAGGTTGTGCCCCACgccaccaccatcatcaccgagcgCCCCGGCCGCACGGACGAGCGCCGCATGTACCGCCTCAccttccaccgccgccaccggggGCTCGTCGAGGACAGGTACCTGCCGCACGTCCTCGCCGAGGGCCGCGAAGCCATGGCCAGGAACCGCCAACGCAGCCTCTACACCAACAAGCCCAAGGACGACTGGTCAGGCGACTACGATGGATGGAGCAGCGTCAAGTTCGAGCATCCCTCCACCTTTGCCACGCTCGCCATGGACCCCGGAAGGAAGCAGGAGATCCTTGACGACCTCGAGATGTTCCATGACGGCAAGGACTTCTATGCATCCGTCGGCAAGGCGTGGAAGCGAGGTTACCTCCTGTTTGGTCCTCCTGGCACCGGCAAGTCCACCATGATCGCCGCCATTGCCAACTTCCTCCACTACGATGTCTATGACCTCGAGCTCACCGCGGTCAAGAGCAACAGCGAGCTGCGCAGGCTTTTCATCGACACCAAAGACAAGTCCATCATCGTCATCGAGGACATCGACTGCTCCATCGATCTCACCGGCAAGCGAAAGAAGAAGGGCAagaccaagaaaaagaagaaagatgacgaCAACGAGAGCAAGGTGACGCTCTCTGGGGTGCTCAACTTCATAGATGGGCTATGGTCCGGGTGCGGCGGCGAGCGGGTCATTGTGTTCACCACCAACCACAAGGAGAACCTGGACCCGGCGCTGATCCGACGGGGTAGGATGGACATGCATATCGAGATGTCCTACTGCTGCTTCGAGTCCTTCAAGGTGCTTGCCAAGAACTACCTAGGCGTCACCGAGCACAATTTGTTTACAGAAATTCAGCAGCTTTTAGGCGAAGTCAACATGTCGCCGGCCGACGTGGCGGAAAACTTGATGCCCAGGTCGAAGAAAAAGGATGTGGACGCCTACCTAGGTAGACTGGTTACGGCGCTCAAAGAGAAAGCTGTAGCCGGGGACAAAggggaagaagacgaggaggacagcagcgacgaagacgaggaggaagaggggggTATGAAGAACGATAATAGCAACAAAGACGAGGCTGAAGACGGAAGCAAGAAGGACAGCAATAGCAATAGCGCCGACAAGAAATAA
- the LOC124694410 gene encoding AAA-ATPase ASD, mitochondrial-like, whose amino-acid sequence METHVDGGHGHGYGWSGSLASLVFLCSMIARQCIPAQLKTYLDALATRIHNALSPYDTISIYERHQVFCWRCNAYLNAEAYLRETRTRRVRCLRATLASGAARMSLAFDDYEELVDDFNGARIWWRKIKELPRAHGTATIAIAKHGWHEEESRAYRLTFHRRHRALIENEYLRHVQAQGRVVNARNRRRRFYTNKPSRDWFCRYDFWSSVKFDHPSTFATLAMDPGRKQDILDDLEMFRRGKEYYASVGKAWKRGYLLSGPSGTGKSTLIAAIANLLEYDVYVLDLSTIKTNSELRRLFMTTSHKCLIVIEDIDSSVDLSTAKRDKDTTTSDGSNDDEDNKGVTLSGLLSFVDGLWSACGGQRIIVLTTNYKENLDPALIRRGRMDLHIEMPFCCFESFKVLAYNYLGVTDHNLFCEIRQLLAEVNMSPADVAENLMPRSKKKDVDVSLGNLVMALREKVFTGNKDLHDDEDAN is encoded by the coding sequence ATGGAGACGCATGTCGACGGTGGCCACGGGCACGGCTACGGCTGGTCGGGGTCGTTAGCGAGCCTCGTCTTCCTCTGCTCGATGATAGCGCGGCAATGCATCCCCGCCCAGCTCAAGACCTACCTCGACGCCCTGGCCACACGCATCCACAACGCCCTGTCCCCCTACGACACAATCTCCATCTACGAGCGCCACCAGGTCTTCTGCTGGCGCTGCAACGCCTACCTCAACGCCGAGGCATACCTCCGTGAAACACGAACGCGCCGCGTCCGCTGCCTCCGCGCCACCCTCGCCAGCGGCGCCGCCCGCATGAGCCTCGCCTTCGACGACTACGAGGAGCTGGTCGACGACTTCAACGGCGCCAGGATCTGGTGGCGCAAGATCAAGGAGTTGCCGCGCGCGCACGGCACCGCCACCATCGCCATTGCCAAGCACGGGTGGCACGAGGAGGAGTCCCGCGCGTACCGCCTCAccttccaccgccgccaccgggcGCTGATCGAGAACGAGTATCTGCGCCACGTCCAAGCCCAGGGCCGCGTCGTCAACGCCAGGAACCGCCGACGCCGCTTCTACACCAACAAGCCCAGCCGCGACTGGTTCTGCCGCTACGACTTCTGGAGCAGCGTCAAGTTCGACCACCCCTCCACCTTCGCCACGCTCGCCATGGACCCGGGCAGGAAGCAGGATATCCTCGACGACCTCGAGATGTTCCGCCGCGGGAAGGAATACTACGCCTCGGTCGGCAAGGCGTGGAAGCGGGGTTACCTCCTCTCTGGGCCTTCTGGTACCGGCAAGTCCACCCTAATCGCCGCCATTGCCAACTTGCTCGAATACGACGTATACGTCCTGGACCTCTCGACGATCAAGACCAACAGCGAGTTGAGGAGGCTCTTCATGACGACGAGTCACAAGTGCCTCATCGTTATCGAGGACATCGACAGCTCCGTTGATCTGAGTACTGCCAAGCGCGACAAGGACACCACGACGTCGGACGGCAGCAACGACGACGAGGACAACAAAGGGGTGACACTCTCTGGACTGCTCAGCTTCGTCGATGGCCTGTGGTCAGCGTGCGGCGGCCAGCGTATCATCGTGCTCACAACAAATTACAAGGAGAACCTAGACCCAGCGCTTATCCGACGGGGCAGGATGGACCTGCACATCGAGATGCCCTTTTGCTGCTTCGAGTCCTTCAAGGTGCTCGCCTACAACTACCTAGGCGTCACCGACCACAATCTCTTTTGCGAGATCCGGCAACTGCTAGCAGAGGTTAATATGTCACCGGCCGACGTAGCGGAGAACCTGATGCCAAGGTCAAAGAAGAAGGACGTGGACGTCTCTCTTGGTAACTTGGTTATGGCGCTCAGGGAGAAAGTATTTACAGGGAACAAGGATCTACACGATGATGAGGATGCTAATTAA